The DNA region CCAGGATATGAATCCACAAGAAAGAGGCCCATATTGTATATATACCTGTACAGGTATATTCTTTTGTTATGAACCATAAGCGCAGTTCGACTTTAATCGCACAGGCACGACAAGAAACAGGCCTGACTCAATCTGAATTTGCTTCCCGAGCGGGGACATCGCAACCTGCCATCGCCCGCTACGAAGCAGGTTTGGCAAGTCCATCGATTGATACATTGATGCGAATACTTAAAGCCGGTGGGCTTGAACTCGAACTTCGGGTCAAGAAAACTGCCGCAGCAAATCTATCTTCAATTCGGGCAAAGAAGATTAGAGAGAACCGCGGTGAGATCAATCGCCTTATGAAGAAAGCCGGAGCAAGTCACGTGCGCATATTTGGTTCCGTTGTGCGTGGTGAAGATACAAAATCTAGTGATATTGATTTTCTCGTTGAATTCGATACATCCAATGGCATTGTCCCGATAATGAAATTGAAAACAGCATTGAGTTCATTACTGCACGAGAGTGTCGATGTGGCCCCAGTTTCACTTCTTAAGAAGTCTGTTCTCGAAAACGCTTTAAAAGAAGCTATTCCTCTGTGATCCATCGCCACCACGAATTTCGCATTGAAGATGTTCGTCTGGCGTGTCTAGCCGAGCAATTAAGGTAATGGACTCTTAATTCTTCTTAGTTCGCTATCTACAGCAGTAACTGGAGCAATACATAAAAAAGTGGCCCTTTCCACTGCTGACGCAAACAAATGGTCAACACTGCTCGAAAAGCGTCACCGAATCTCAAAATCAGGGGCCACACCCGTCGATTATGAACGAACTGGCCCAATACGGCAACGCCAACGATGCCTCACCGACACTCAGGCACTTATGTTGGGAAATCGCTTTAGCGAAGGGGTCACGGGGTATGAGCTTGCCAGGGAGTTCAGCATTTCTCGAAACACTGTTTCCGAACGACTTAAGA from Candidatus Planktophila sp. includes:
- a CDS encoding helix-turn-helix domain-containing protein; this encodes MNHKRSSTLIAQARQETGLTQSEFASRAGTSQPAIARYEAGLASPSIDTLMRILKAGGLELELRVKKTAAANLSSIRAKKIRENRGEINRLMKKAGASHVRIFGSVVRGEDTKSSDIDFLVEFDTSNGIVPIMKLKTALSSLLHESVDVAPVSLLKKSVLENALKEAIPL